A genomic segment from Alteribacillus bidgolensis encodes:
- the hflX gene encoding GTPase HflX, with the protein MKERVIIAGCRLSEQKAESYQMSMDELKALVHTANGEIVEEIVQARERPDAATYIGKGKVAELSLAAAEKDVDLIVFNDELSPGQIRNLDEEIDVRVIDRTQIILDIFASRAQTKEGKIQVELAQLMYLLPRLSGQGQVLSRLGGGIGTRGPGETKLETDRRHIQKRMDDLKKQLADVQAHRESYRKQRRKNNAVQFALVGYTNAGKSTLLSKLSGVDTFQEDLLFATLDPLTRQMELPSGYQALLTDTVGFIQDLPTTLIAAFRSTLEEVKEADILLHVVDASHPEAHEQMATVDKLMSELKANAIPSITVFNKSDLIKEPAALPSSERPSIFISAFSDEDTEELLTLMEETLKQQMDYYHVKIPTKDGKSLSELQRYTLIKEEELLEEENSFNCKGYVLPDHPINGTIKKYEAYM; encoded by the coding sequence ATGAAAGAAAGAGTAATCATTGCAGGCTGTCGATTATCAGAGCAGAAAGCGGAATCTTATCAAATGTCAATGGATGAATTAAAGGCACTAGTTCACACCGCAAACGGAGAGATTGTTGAGGAGATTGTGCAAGCGAGAGAACGCCCTGATGCTGCTACCTATATCGGTAAGGGAAAGGTAGCTGAACTTTCGCTTGCAGCAGCTGAAAAAGATGTTGATTTAATTGTTTTCAATGATGAATTATCGCCCGGACAGATCCGCAACTTGGATGAAGAAATTGATGTGAGAGTTATAGATCGCACCCAAATCATTCTTGATATTTTTGCATCACGGGCACAAACAAAGGAAGGCAAAATTCAAGTAGAACTAGCCCAGTTGATGTACCTATTGCCGCGTTTATCCGGACAAGGCCAAGTGCTGTCCCGTCTTGGCGGGGGGATTGGAACGAGAGGACCGGGGGAGACAAAGCTTGAAACAGACCGGCGTCATATTCAAAAACGCATGGATGATTTAAAAAAGCAGCTTGCTGATGTACAGGCCCATAGAGAAAGTTATCGAAAACAGCGGCGCAAAAACAATGCTGTTCAATTTGCACTTGTAGGCTACACTAATGCTGGAAAATCAACACTTTTAAGTAAATTATCTGGTGTTGATACGTTTCAAGAAGATTTATTATTTGCCACGCTGGACCCGCTGACTAGACAAATGGAACTTCCATCTGGTTATCAAGCTTTACTTACAGATACGGTAGGATTTATCCAGGATTTGCCGACAACTTTAATTGCTGCTTTTCGTTCTACATTAGAAGAAGTAAAAGAAGCGGATATACTTCTTCATGTGGTGGATGCATCTCATCCAGAAGCCCATGAACAAATGGCAACAGTGGACAAGCTTATGAGTGAATTAAAAGCAAATGCGATACCTTCTATAACTGTATTCAATAAAAGTGATCTCATTAAAGAACCAGCTGCTTTACCTAGTTCTGAGCGGCCGTCCATCTTTATTTCTGCTTTCAGTGATGAAGATACTGAAGAACTCCTTACGTTAATGGAAGAAACGTTAAAACAACAAATGGACTATTATCACGTAAAAATTCCGACAAAAGATGGAAAAAGCTTATCCGAACTTCAAAGATATACACTAATTAAAGAAGAAGAGTTATTGGAAGAGGAAAACAGTTTTAATTGCAAAGGTTACGTGCTCCCAGATCATCCAATTAACGGCACAATAAAAAAATATGAAGCATACATGTAG
- a CDS encoding AAA family ATPase, which translates to MFVMIQTKGRDKIQITINSAQKGASLKEQKNELSSEQHYPLLKAEKSLDTMIGMKNIKEFIREMYALVYVNQCRENAALQPTQQNLHMLFIGNPGTGKTTVARIMADMLKDMKVIEKGHFIEAERADLVGEYIGQTAQKTRNLIKKAEGGILFIDEAYSLARGGEKDFGREAVDTLVKAMEDNQHKFILILAGYPEEMKRFLSLNPGLPSRFPNKLYFHDFTGTQMLELFRRMTKEKDYQCTEELIGKMRRHFHSISYYEKKSHNGRYVRNLIERVIRRHALRILEKEEKIDKQTLMTLEAGDFIIEEC; encoded by the coding sequence TTGTTCGTGATGATTCAAACAAAAGGTCGAGACAAAATTCAAATTACTATAAATTCTGCTCAAAAGGGGGCTTCCCTAAAAGAACAAAAAAATGAGCTTTCATCCGAACAGCATTACCCGCTTCTAAAAGCGGAGAAAAGTTTGGATACGATGATAGGAATGAAAAACATTAAAGAGTTTATAAGAGAAATGTATGCGCTTGTGTATGTTAATCAGTGCAGGGAAAATGCTGCTTTACAGCCTACCCAGCAAAACCTTCATATGCTATTTATAGGAAATCCAGGCACCGGGAAAACCACGGTAGCAAGGATCATGGCCGACATGTTAAAAGATATGAAAGTTATTGAGAAAGGACATTTTATTGAAGCAGAGCGAGCAGATCTCGTCGGTGAATATATTGGTCAGACTGCTCAAAAAACGAGAAATTTAATAAAAAAAGCTGAGGGGGGTATTCTGTTTATTGATGAGGCTTACTCTCTAGCACGTGGCGGAGAAAAGGATTTTGGCCGTGAAGCCGTTGATACCCTTGTAAAAGCAATGGAAGATAACCAGCATAAGTTTATTCTTATTCTCGCAGGGTACCCAGAAGAAATGAAACGGTTTCTTTCTTTAAATCCAGGGCTTCCTTCACGGTTTCCAAATAAACTGTATTTTCATGATTTTACTGGCACACAAATGCTTGAATTGTTTAGGCGGATGACAAAGGAAAAGGATTATCAATGTACAGAAGAGCTCATAGGTAAGATGAGAAGACATTTTCATTCGATCTCGTACTATGAGAAAAAAAGTCACAATGGACGTTATGTCCGCAACCTCATCGAACGTGTCATTAGAAGGCATGCTCTTCGAATACTAGAAAAAGAAGAAAAGATAGATAAACAAACGCTCATGACATTGGAAGCAGGGGACTTTATAATAGAAGAGTGCTGA
- a CDS encoding tyrosine-type recombinase/integrase codes for MTGQAFQLPLDAERFLESLAAKQRKESTITRYRYDLADFFRYLEVKTESNMIIQSKSITPHLAEEYFYFLENVRHYQLRTLKRIQTVLKRYFAYLLSTGKIQIDPMTSLDLDESIWNQLTKEELLTRSEEKKLTGSLLSDSGLSQKQAAARPLLAPRNLLIVTLFLNYGLRLQEISNLKIKHINQGKGQIMIPEETGNPRTLRLTKSDQKLLFHYVKVIPEPVRPKRPEDPLFVAFDFQRQTYRWSYETDAPKNLTEIAIQKMIREERKRAGIDRSVSARHFRNTFIIRVLQQGQTPEQVKKMLGLQTILTLNKYIDYVEKEHSS; via the coding sequence ATGACAGGACAAGCCTTTCAGCTCCCACTTGATGCAGAACGCTTTCTTGAAAGTCTTGCAGCAAAACAACGAAAAGAAAGTACCATTACCAGATACCGTTATGACTTGGCTGATTTTTTCCGTTATCTCGAAGTAAAAACAGAATCAAACATGATTATACAGTCCAAATCCATTACTCCTCACTTGGCAGAAGAGTATTTTTATTTCTTAGAAAATGTGCGCCATTATCAGCTTCGCACCTTAAAAAGAATTCAAACTGTTTTAAAACGATATTTTGCTTATTTGCTTTCTACCGGAAAAATACAAATAGATCCAATGACTTCTCTTGATTTAGATGAGTCCATTTGGAATCAACTAACAAAAGAAGAACTACTTACTCGTTCAGAAGAAAAAAAATTAACAGGATCGCTGCTCTCGGATAGTGGATTATCTCAAAAACAAGCCGCTGCCAGGCCGCTGCTTGCTCCCCGAAACTTATTGATCGTGACCTTGTTTTTAAATTACGGACTTAGACTGCAAGAAATTTCAAACCTAAAAATAAAACACATTAATCAAGGAAAAGGACAAATTATGATACCTGAGGAAACAGGAAATCCTCGTACTCTCCGTTTGACAAAAAGCGATCAAAAGCTTCTTTTTCATTATGTCAAAGTGATCCCAGAGCCTGTTCGTCCAAAACGTCCGGAAGATCCTCTATTCGTTGCTTTTGATTTTCAGCGTCAAACTTACCGGTGGAGTTATGAAACCGATGCACCGAAAAACTTAACAGAAATTGCCATCCAAAAAATGATTCGAGAAGAACGTAAACGAGCAGGAATTGACCGCTCTGTATCTGCCAGACACTTTCGCAATACGTTTATTATCCGTGTCCTTCAGCAAGGCCAAACGCCGGAGCAAGTAAAAAAAATGCTTGGCTTACAGACGATTTTGACATTAAATAAATATATCGATTATGTAGAAAAAGAACACTCTTCATAA
- the hfq gene encoding RNA chaperone Hfq yields the protein MKQPINIQDQFLNTLRKEKMPVRVYLLNGFQLSGQVKAFDNFTVVLDSDGKQQLIYKHAISTFAPQRNIPIQVEAETENASANA from the coding sequence ATGAAGCAGCCAATTAACATCCAGGATCAATTTTTGAACACATTACGTAAAGAAAAAATGCCAGTAAGGGTTTATTTACTAAACGGTTTTCAACTGAGCGGTCAGGTGAAAGCATTTGATAATTTTACAGTGGTGCTTGACAGTGATGGCAAACAGCAGCTTATATATAAGCATGCTATTTCGACTTTTGCACCTCAGCGCAATATACCTATTCAAGTAGAAGCAGAAACAGAAAATGCTTCTGCAAATGCGTAA
- the miaA gene encoding tRNA (adenosine(37)-N6)-dimethylallyltransferase MiaA, which translates to MNKEKLVVIVGPTAVGKSEAGLELASHFQGEIISGDSMQIYKGLDIGTAKVSIEEQQSIPHHLIDKKDPSESYSAASFKQDAAQLITHINQKNKLPIVVGGTGFYIRSLTRGLDFHESPSDPSFREEMDTFKEQYGARALHRKLEQVDPVSARSIHHNNIKKVIRALEIHHLTGQKRKDFSNQDRYESPYHLVMTGLTMDRHALYKRINLRVDHMVEKGIINEAKWLYDNYSEDCQAAQAIGYKEFYPYFKGEYTLEDAIDLLKKNTRRYAKRQLTWFRNKERVEWFDITKENKQEKIKEMISYVEGKMY; encoded by the coding sequence ATGAATAAAGAAAAACTAGTAGTTATTGTTGGTCCCACCGCGGTTGGAAAATCAGAAGCTGGTCTAGAGCTTGCTTCACATTTTCAAGGCGAAATTATAAGCGGAGATTCTATGCAGATATATAAAGGACTTGACATTGGAACAGCGAAAGTTTCTATAGAAGAGCAGCAAAGCATCCCGCATCATTTAATTGACAAAAAGGATCCTTCTGAATCATATTCTGCTGCATCGTTTAAACAAGATGCAGCGCAGTTGATTACTCATATTAATCAAAAAAACAAGCTGCCAATCGTTGTCGGAGGTACTGGTTTTTACATCCGTTCTCTTACAAGAGGGCTGGATTTTCATGAATCTCCGTCAGATCCGTCTTTTCGAGAAGAGATGGATACGTTTAAAGAGCAATATGGGGCCAGGGCATTGCACCGAAAACTAGAACAAGTGGACCCGGTAAGCGCACGTTCTATTCACCATAACAATATAAAAAAAGTGATAAGAGCTTTAGAAATCCATCATCTGACCGGTCAAAAACGCAAAGATTTTTCGAATCAAGACAGATATGAGTCTCCTTACCACTTGGTGATGACGGGTCTGACAATGGACAGGCATGCTCTATATAAACGCATTAATTTGAGAGTTGACCACATGGTAGAAAAAGGAATAATCAACGAAGCTAAATGGCTTTATGACAATTATTCAGAGGATTGCCAAGCAGCCCAAGCTATTGGCTATAAAGAGTTTTATCCTTATTTTAAAGGGGAATACACCTTAGAAGATGCGATTGATTTATTAAAAAAAAATACGCGCCGTTATGCAAAAAGACAATTAACCTGGTTTCGCAATAAAGAAAGAGTGGAATGGTTTGATATAACCAAAGAGAATAAACAAGAAAAAATAAAAGAAATGATTTCCTATGTAGAAGGAAAAATGTATTAA
- a CDS encoding class I SAM-dependent methyltransferase, with product MIVTTGKTVSQADMKEAQRLAENWGVVFQERKKRSFRKWVQETNEPIYVVSKTGDKLYHPHSSQPFHFHPSMAWLRVQRIFKGYNDPMAEAMDLKEGMTCLDCTMGLASDSIVASFITGKKGYIASLEKNKYIAEIVRKGLQHWEEERSTFNQAMRRIVVANADYFDFLKNQTDEAFDIVYFDPMFEQTVESSVHIAPLRSFANYETLQAEQIKEALRVAKRKVVVKSSIPNPHVEEMGFVFKKRRKGASFGFAVMEKKGNRYE from the coding sequence ATGATTGTAACGACAGGTAAAACAGTCTCTCAAGCTGATATGAAAGAGGCTCAGCGGTTAGCTGAAAATTGGGGTGTCGTTTTTCAAGAAAGAAAAAAACGATCATTTAGAAAATGGGTTCAAGAAACGAATGAACCGATTTACGTTGTAAGTAAAACAGGAGACAAACTTTATCACCCTCATTCTTCTCAGCCTTTTCATTTTCATCCGAGCATGGCATGGCTTCGTGTCCAGCGTATTTTTAAAGGATATAATGATCCTATGGCAGAAGCAATGGATTTAAAAGAAGGTATGACTTGTCTTGATTGCACGATGGGACTTGCTTCAGATAGTATAGTCGCAAGTTTTATTACCGGAAAAAAAGGATATATTGCTTCTCTTGAAAAAAATAAGTACATAGCTGAAATTGTCAGAAAGGGGCTTCAACATTGGGAGGAAGAACGGAGTACATTTAATCAAGCTATGCGAAGAATTGTCGTTGCAAACGCAGATTATTTCGATTTTTTAAAGAACCAGACAGATGAGGCTTTTGATATCGTGTATTTCGATCCAATGTTTGAACAGACGGTGGAGTCTTCTGTTCATATCGCTCCTCTTCGATCTTTTGCAAATTATGAAACTTTGCAGGCTGAACAAATAAAAGAAGCTCTGAGAGTTGCTAAGCGAAAGGTTGTTGTAAAAAGCTCTATACCAAACCCACACGTAGAAGAGATGGGATTTGTTTTTAAGAAGAGAAGAAAAGGGGCTTCCTTTGGTTTTGCTGTAATGGAAAAGAAAGGAAATAGGTATGAATAA